In a single window of the Drosophila miranda strain MSH22 chromosome XL, D.miranda_PacBio2.1, whole genome shotgun sequence genome:
- the LOC108154090 gene encoding ras-associated and pleckstrin homology domains-containing protein 1, with protein MDFGGLAAQQQLLQQHLLQQQQLHLQQQQQNLEDTTTISNINLRGILVGGSAGGGGGATTGTGCAGGGDCGVGGVVVGGAGAGTGGVKLRKNSDRPLTKTTTTTTTEEEAATRQQSQSHTYRISMANLEDTQESELDQILGELSLLEAQISYGEASFLPGAGSASGTGMGTGTGASIAGHAPGGGGGVAAATVMMPPSIMSSAASSRSHSRTNSSISADVSTCSSSGISEGGAGPLGGSTGSGGSIASSVMAGGMMMMPHQPPTNITMGITLGVVTHREPRTESPDNDSAFSDTVSLLSSESSASSNTSMQQQQLQQQQQQQQQQQQQQQQQQLQQQQLVAQKRQGSGGNSSSKAAKIQLALHKLESASIRRLFVKAFTVDGASKSLLVDERMVCGHVTRLLADKNHVQMQPNWALVEHLGDLQMERLFEDHELLVDNLMAWNSDAGNRVLFQQRQDKVALFSRPEVYLPGPQMAPGCQHDDQTRHMLLDEFFETHAAQLQLDGPLYMKADPKKGWKRYHFVLRSSGLYYFPKEKTKNTRDLACLTLFSGHNVYTGLGWRKKWKSPTDYTFGFKSAVDSSLGKSCRSLKMLCAEDLQTLDRWLTAIRICKYGKQLWHNHKLLIEDLCMGDGVSQSSFASASMRSSESISSISSAVPSQCGSVSSAISSMSMSNSSNSGRTSRASSSSSSGCLSDDNNGFDSEFTTGTIKRKPSMKPNLPLTTMTRQLKEVGEITICESGGGGLGGGGGCAGEASSPERSGTLTRRHSRRKSQESNGSGTLKRRPVVVPSSVTVKQQQQQQEQGSASSTSSSSNSTPTPTPSICAAKALPLPLPLPLPPPTTLNLGDASSSDASLMCSSTLSLDSLPPPPPPLSAHGLDGADDQDVYGSQLSLASLPPPPPPEDVMVMHAMAYASAGPAPPQGQVSSPTTPTPTSTQQGMMMPMMGMGMGMGMGIMPNSNGSLPPAVPAKPIKPAVKQASLKAAPPYKAPPDYVGPQSGIGLGPPPALPPPAPQKKVSFADSPVLLRRKMCSPEPVLPQRSPSTTLSTGSGSGSGSAYQQYAPGPMLPPRTDLARLSAQSNGSGSGSCCEVTSPKRLQESASNPPRDFLKDLQRVMRKKWQVAQKCKLEPATTPHEVLGFRDFSNEDLLAAHNLNSGANSSHYYRETANVSHWVREHYEYAHNALYENVHAQTNGSGVGGASNLGPGGMATDGAAAVAAAGGMPAPVVAPPGMGVPPKKRPPPPPPKRSDKTHLTTNRV; from the exons ATAAACCTCAGGGGAATCTTGGTTGGCGGCAGTGCCGGCGGCGGAGGAGGAGCGACGACAGGCACTGGCTGTGCTGGTGGCGGGGATTGTGGAGTTGGTGGTGTAGTTGTAGGCGGCGCTGGTGCTGGCACTGGCGGCGTCAAACTGCGAAAGAACAGCGACCGTCCCCTAacgaagacgacgacgacgacgacgacggagGAGGAGGCTGCCACCAGGCAACAGTCGCAGTCGCACACGTACCGCATCTCCATGGCCAACCTGGAGGACACACAGGAGTCCGAACTGGATCAGATATTGGGGGAGCTGAGCTTGCTGGAGGCGCAGATAAGCTATGGCGAGGCATCGTTTCTGCCTGGCGCTGGATCAGCATCGGGAACGGGAATGGGAACGGGAACAGGCGCATCGATTGCAGGACATGCtcctggaggaggaggaggagtagcCGCCGCCACAGTGATGATGCCCCCCTCCATTATGTCCTCGGCCGCCTCATCGCGCTCCCATTCGCGCACAAACAGCAGCATCTCTGCGGATGTGAGCACCTGCTCGTCATCGGGCATATCCGAGGGTGGTGCGGGGCCATTGGGTGGATCTACTGGATCGGGTGGATCCATCGCCTCCTCGGTGATGGCTGGCGGCATGATGATGATGCCTCATCAGCCGCCCACAAACATAACCATGGGCATCACGCTGGGCGTGGTCACGCACCGAGAGCCACGCACCGAATCGCCGGACAATGATTCGGCCTTCAGCGATACCGTTTCGCTGCTGTCCAGCGAGTCATCGGCCTCGTCCAACACCTCcatgcagcagcaacagctgcaacagcagcagcagcaacaacagcagcagcaacaacagcagcaacaacaacagttgcaacagcagcagctggtgGCCCAGAAGCGGCAGGGAAGCGGCGGCAACAGCAGCTCAAAGGCGGCCAAAATCCAGCTGGCGCTGCACAAACTAGAGAGCGCCTCCATACGACGGCTCTTTGTGAAGGCCTTCACGGTGGACGGGGCCTCCAAGTCGCTGCTGGTAGATGAGCGGATGGTCTGCGGTCATGTCACACGGCTCCTGGCCGACAAGAACCACGTCCAGATGCAGCCAAATTGGGCGCTGGTCGAGCACCTGGGAGACTTGCAAATGG AACGCCTTTTCGAGGATCACGAGCTGCTGGTGGACAATCTGATGGCCTGGAACTCAGACGCCGGCAATCGTGTGCTCTTCCAGCAGCGCCAGGACAAGGTGGCTCTATTCTCGCGGCCCGAAGTGTATCTGCCGGGGCCACAGATGGCGCCCGGGTGCCAGCACGACGACCAGACACGGCACATGCTGCTCGATGAGTTCTTTGAGACGCATGCCGCCCAGCTGCAGCTGGACGGGCcgctctacatgaaggcggacCCCAAGAAGGGCTGGAAGCGGTACCATTTCGTGCTGCGCTCCTCGGGCCTCTACTATTTTCCGAAGGAGAAGACCAAGAACACCAGGGACCTCGCCTGTCTCACCCTCTTCAGCGGCCACAATGTGTACACGGGTCTGGGGTGGCGCAAGAAATGGAAGTCCCCAACGGACTACACCTTTGGCTTCAAGTCCGCCGTCGACTCGTCGCTGGGCAAGTCTTGTCGCTCGCTGAAAATGCTCTGCGCCGAGGATCTGCAGACGCTGGACCGCTGGCTGACCGCCATCAGGATCTGTAAATATGGCAAACAGCTGTGGCACAACCACAAGCTCCTCATCGAGGACCTCTGCATGGGGGACGGCGTCTCGCAATCGAGCTTCGCCTCGGCCTCGATGCGCAGCAGCGAGTCCATATCGAGCATCTCCTCGGCGGTGCCCTCGCAATGCGGCAGCGTCTCCTCGGCGATCAGCAGCATGTCCATGTCGAACTCCTCGAACAGCGGCCGCACCTCGCGcgcctccagctccagctcgagCGGATGCCTGTCGGACGACAACAATGGCTTCGATTCGGAGTTTACGACCGGCACCATCAAGCGGAAGCCCTCGATGAAGCCCAATCTGCCGCTCACCACGATGACGCGCCAGCTGAAGGAGGTCGGAGAGATCACCATCTGCGAGAGCGGCGGCGGTGGCCTGGGTGGTGGGGGCGGGTGTGCCGGTGAGGCCAGCTCTCCGGAGCGCAGTGGCACCCTGACGCGACGCCACAGTCGTCGGAAGTCGCAGGAGAGCAACGGAAGCGGCACCCTCAAGCGACGGCCCGTTGTAGTCCCGTCATCGGTGACtgtcaagcagcagcagcagcagcaggagcagggcAGTGCCTCGTCGACATCGTCGAGCAGCAACTCAACgccgacgccaacgcccaGCATTTGCGCTGCCAAggcgctgccactgccactgccgctgccgctgccgccaccaACCACATTGAATCTCGGCGATGCCTCATCCAGCGATGCCTCACTGATGTGTTCGTCCACTCTATCGCTCGATTcgctgccaccgccgccgccgccgctgtcGGCGCACGGTCTGGACGGTGCCGACGACCAGGACGTGTATGGATCGCAGTTGTCGTTGGCATCgttgccgccaccgccgccgcccgAGGATGTGATGGTGATGCATGCCATGGCCTATGCATCCGCCGGACCAGCGCCGCCACAGGGACAGGTGTCTAGCCCtaccacgcccacgcccacgtcCACGCAGCAGGGAATGATGATGCCCATGATGGgtatgggaatgggaatgggaatgggaatcaTGCCCAACAGCAACGGATCCCTGCCGCCGGCAGTGCCGGCCAAGCCGATCAAGCCGGCGGTGAAGCAGGCCTCCCTAAAGGCAGCGCCACCGTACAAGGCGCCGCCCGACTACGTGGGACCGCAGAGCGGGATCGGTTTAGGACCTCCGCCTGCACTGCCGCCACCCGCGCCCCAGAAGAAGGTCTCCTTTGCCGACTCGCCGGTGCTGCTGCGGCGAAAGATGTGCTCCCCGGAGCCGGTGCTGCCGCAGCGATCGCCCAGCACCACGCTCAGTACGggatctggatctggatcGGGGTCGGCGTACCAGCAGTACGCGCCCGGACCGATGCTGCCGCCGCGCACAGATCTGGCGCGTCTCTCGGCCCAGAGcaatggcagcggcagcggcagctgctGCGAGGTGACATCGCCCAAGCGGCTGCAGGAGTCCGCCTCGAATCCGCCGCGTGACTTTCTCAAGGATCTGCAGCGGGTGATGCGCAAAAAGTGGCAGGTGGCACAAAAGTGCAAGCTAGAGCCGGCCACAACGCCGCACGAGGTGCTGGGCTTCAGGGACTTTAGCAACGAGGATCTGCTGGCCGCCCACAATCTCAATTCGGGGGCCAACTCCTCGCACTATTATCGCGAGACGGCGAATGTCAGCCACTGGGTGCGGGAGCACTACGAGTACGCGCACAATGCCCTCTACGAGAATGTGCACGCCCAGACGAATGGATCGGGCGTTGGGGGGGCATCGAATCTAGGTCCAGGTGGAATGGCCACAGACGGTGCTGCAGCTGTTGCGGCTGCTGGCGGCATGCCAGCGCCAGTGGTGGCACCGCCAGGGATGGGTGTGCCACCTAAGAAGCGtccaccgccgccgccacccAAGCGGAGCGACAAAACGCACCTGACGACCAATCGAGTGTAG
- the LOC108164854 gene encoding uncharacterized protein LOC108164854 isoform X1, with product MFSGSPGNKPPLLPIGAERAIRLRTAKTLNPNLCSDADDGIPNSFAPEWGNPYQTYFKASKITFVPPVADPSRPNLGDENQKQRSSSSSEQAGPIYQAPHNATAEAAWNQDAKQTPLLVRPMQTIYEGKAAQPNWQQPRASDVFGMPPVPEEEEEEEVPFNFASPDPQSAEAPLEYTNEILYNDLVTIQQRSCKIAQYIRDALPTHMQRQLFQQEIIGQHLVAERKFCELLEVRYKAIYEWMAQNSNQAQAQAEAEAKAQNQDQKQDQKDHPKQNKHQDQNQDIGQNPYRPTAPNNVQYRAMSPGPAYDPFDGFKKGSLLSGSVPDSSSGGLPASSSVTVDGSSLWSISGSSTASGRRTWGLPPALHGSLFSSPPLGPQGSPFEFSQGDVQGSPEGLMQGSPEGLMQGSPEGLMQGSLNTARLATIPESPGSQGSSQATLQGPSSAATTPVPTPNGSPEEAEEQSPPQSTAVDGKASAPWCQNVTEGAAAPFKAPFGTVAQPLMYQEPSQWPPIGASARNTSGGSSASAQPTGAHQASSSTSVGPQTWPPVGSLPRSQSRAQTRAPPRNTSRGPQRKSQRSTSRAHRQLHPSVVLGCTPWAHVKAASASSGPAKFHAIGEHSRFHDGQRFNNHYNSQNHHNLHSHQNHNNHQVPNTTRIYGGVPESEPPSSIFTAIQPSPTRIQMPQLNDPMPQILEDQQLGIANSKLPMPHARHYSARDSEPVRRPDPRTKPKGANF from the exons ATGTTCAGTGGCTCACCGGGAAACAAGCCGCCCCTGCTGCCCATCGGGGCGGAGAGGGCCATCCGTCTGCGAACAGCGAAGACTCTGAACCCGAACTTGTGCAGTGACGCTGACGATGGCATTCCGAACAGTTTCGCACCGGAGTGGGGAAACCCCTATCAGACATACTTCAAAGCTAGTAAAATAACATTCGTGCCGCCCGTGGCGGACCCAAGCCGCCCCAACTTGGGCGATGAAAACCAGAAGCAGCGCTCATCGTCCAGCAGCGAGCAGGCTGGCCCCATATACCAGGCACCACATAATGCCACAGCAGAAGCAGCCTGGAACCAGGATGCAAAACAGACGCCGCTCTTGGTGCGACCGATGCAGACGATATACGAGGGGAAGGCGGCACAGCCAAACTGGCAGCAGCCCCGAGCCTCCGACGTTTTCGGAATGCCGCCAGTacccgaggaggaggaggaggaggaggtgccATTTAACTTTGCCAGCCCCGATCCGCAGTCCGCTGAGGCACCACTGGAGTACACGAACGAGATTCTCTACAACGATCTGGTGACCATCCAGCAGAGGAGCTGCAAAATAGCTCAGTACATCAGAGACGCGCTGCCCACCCACATGCAGCGCCAGCTCTTTCAGCAGGAGATTATCGGCCAGCACCTGGTGGCCGAGCGCAAATTTTGTGAGCTGCTCGAAGTGCGTTACAAGGCCATTTATGAATGGATGGCCCAGAATTCgaaccaggcccaggcccaggccgaAGCCGAGGCCAAGGCCCAAAATCAGGATCAGAAACAAGACCAGAAGGACCATCCGAAGCAGAATAAGCACCAGGACCAGAATCAGGATATTGGCCAGAATCCGTATCGGCCTACGGCCCCGAACAACGTACAGTATCGGGCCATGAGTCCGGGACCTGCCTACGACCCATTCGACGGTTTCAAAAAAG GGTCTCTTCTATCAGGATCTGTACCAGACTCTTCATCTGGTGGTCTGCCAGCATCGTCGTCAGTTACTGTTGACGGATCTTCCCTATGGTCTATAAGTGGATCTTCGACAGCTAGTGGCCGACGAACATGGGGCCTGCCACCAGCTCTACATGGGTCTCTATTTTCCTCCCCCCCCTTAGGGCCCCAGGGATCTCCATTTGAGTTTTCTCAGGGCGATGTCCAAGGATCTCCAGAGGGACTCATGCAAGGATCTCCAGAGGGACTCATGCAAGGATCTCCAGAGGGACTCATGCAAGGATCTCTCAACACTGCACGACTAGCGACTATTCCAGAATCCCCAGGGTCTCAAGGATCTTCACAAGCAACCCTTCAAGGACCGTCATCTGCAGCAACGACTCCCGTGCCCACTCCTAATGGATCTCCAGAGGAGGCTGAGGAACAATCGCCTCCACAAAGTACTGCAGTGGATGGAAAAGCAAGCGCCCCATGGTGTCAAAATGTCACCGAAGGAGCTGCAGCTCCATTCAAAGCTCCATTTGGAACTGTGGCCCAACCGTTGATGTACCAAGAGCCCAGCCAATGGCCACCGATTGGAGCTTCAGCACGCAACACATCCGGTGGATCTTCCGCCAGTGCCCAGCCAACAGGGGCCCACCAAGCAAGCTCATCGACTTCGGTGGGCCCGCAAACTTGGCCTCCCGTTGGCTCTTTACCACGTAGTCAATCACGAGCCCAAACACGTGCTCCACCACGGAATACATCACGTGGCCCACAACGCAAGTCCCAACGTTCGACTTCGCGGGCCCATCGACAGCTGCATCCATCAGTGGTCCTCGGGTGCACGCCATGGGCTCACGTGAAGGCTGCCTCAGCATCCAGCGGCCCGGCTAAGTTCCACGCTATAGGAGAGCACAGTCGCTTCCACGACGGTCAGCGCTTCAACAATCATTACAATAGCCAAAATCATCACAATCTTCACAGCCACCAGAATCACAACAATCACCAGGTCCCAAACACAACGAGGATCTACGGAGGCGTTCCCGAGTCCGAACCCCCAAGCAGCATATTCACGGCCATACAACCTTCGCCGACCAGAATCCAGATGCCACAATTAAACGACCCGATGCCCCAAATTCTGGAGGACCAACAGCTGGGCATTGCCAATTCAAAGCTCCCGATGCCACACGCTCGCCACTACAGTGCTCGCGATTCCGAGCCCGTTCGCAGACCTGACCCACGCACAAAGCCGAAGGGGGCCAACTTTTAA
- the LOC108164854 gene encoding uncharacterized protein LOC108164854 isoform X2 has translation MFSGSPGNKPPLLPIGAERAIRLRTAKTLNPNLCSDADDGIPNSFAPEWGNPYQTYFKASKITFVPPVADPSRPNLGDENQKQRSSSSSEQAGPIYQAPHNATAEAAWNQDAKQTPLLVRPMQTIYEGKAAQPNWQQPRASDVFGMPPVPEEEEEEEVPFNFASPDPQSAEAPLEYTNEILYNDLVTIQQRSCKIAQYIRDALPTHMQRQLFQQEIIGQHLVAERKFCELLEVRYKAIYEWMAQNSNQAQAQAEAEAKAQNQDQKQDQKDHPKQNKHQDQNQDIGQNPYRPTAPNNVQYRAMSPGPAYDPFDGFKKGSLLSGSVPDSSSGGLPASSSVTVDGSSLWSISGSSTASGRRTWGLPPALHGSLFSSPPLGPQGSPFEFSQGDVQGSPEGLMQGSPEGLMQGSPEGLMQGSLNTARLATIPESPGSQGSSQATLQGPSSAATTPVPTPNGSPEEAEEQSPPQSTAVDGKASAPWCQNVTEGAAAPFKAPFGTVAQPLMYQEPSQWPPIGASARNTSGGSSASAQPTGAHQASSSTSVGPQTWPPVGSLPRSQSRAQTRAPPRNTSRGPQRKSQRSTSRAHRQLHPSVVLGCTPWAHVKAASASSGPAKFHAIGEHSRFHDATRITTITRSQTQRGSTEAFPSPNPQAAYSRPYNLRRPESRCHN, from the exons ATGTTCAGTGGCTCACCGGGAAACAAGCCGCCCCTGCTGCCCATCGGGGCGGAGAGGGCCATCCGTCTGCGAACAGCGAAGACTCTGAACCCGAACTTGTGCAGTGACGCTGACGATGGCATTCCGAACAGTTTCGCACCGGAGTGGGGAAACCCCTATCAGACATACTTCAAAGCTAGTAAAATAACATTCGTGCCGCCCGTGGCGGACCCAAGCCGCCCCAACTTGGGCGATGAAAACCAGAAGCAGCGCTCATCGTCCAGCAGCGAGCAGGCTGGCCCCATATACCAGGCACCACATAATGCCACAGCAGAAGCAGCCTGGAACCAGGATGCAAAACAGACGCCGCTCTTGGTGCGACCGATGCAGACGATATACGAGGGGAAGGCGGCACAGCCAAACTGGCAGCAGCCCCGAGCCTCCGACGTTTTCGGAATGCCGCCAGTacccgaggaggaggaggaggaggaggtgccATTTAACTTTGCCAGCCCCGATCCGCAGTCCGCTGAGGCACCACTGGAGTACACGAACGAGATTCTCTACAACGATCTGGTGACCATCCAGCAGAGGAGCTGCAAAATAGCTCAGTACATCAGAGACGCGCTGCCCACCCACATGCAGCGCCAGCTCTTTCAGCAGGAGATTATCGGCCAGCACCTGGTGGCCGAGCGCAAATTTTGTGAGCTGCTCGAAGTGCGTTACAAGGCCATTTATGAATGGATGGCCCAGAATTCgaaccaggcccaggcccaggccgaAGCCGAGGCCAAGGCCCAAAATCAGGATCAGAAACAAGACCAGAAGGACCATCCGAAGCAGAATAAGCACCAGGACCAGAATCAGGATATTGGCCAGAATCCGTATCGGCCTACGGCCCCGAACAACGTACAGTATCGGGCCATGAGTCCGGGACCTGCCTACGACCCATTCGACGGTTTCAAAAAAG GGTCTCTTCTATCAGGATCTGTACCAGACTCTTCATCTGGTGGTCTGCCAGCATCGTCGTCAGTTACTGTTGACGGATCTTCCCTATGGTCTATAAGTGGATCTTCGACAGCTAGTGGCCGACGAACATGGGGCCTGCCACCAGCTCTACATGGGTCTCTATTTTCCTCCCCCCCCTTAGGGCCCCAGGGATCTCCATTTGAGTTTTCTCAGGGCGATGTCCAAGGATCTCCAGAGGGACTCATGCAAGGATCTCCAGAGGGACTCATGCAAGGATCTCCAGAGGGACTCATGCAAGGATCTCTCAACACTGCACGACTAGCGACTATTCCAGAATCCCCAGGGTCTCAAGGATCTTCACAAGCAACCCTTCAAGGACCGTCATCTGCAGCAACGACTCCCGTGCCCACTCCTAATGGATCTCCAGAGGAGGCTGAGGAACAATCGCCTCCACAAAGTACTGCAGTGGATGGAAAAGCAAGCGCCCCATGGTGTCAAAATGTCACCGAAGGAGCTGCAGCTCCATTCAAAGCTCCATTTGGAACTGTGGCCCAACCGTTGATGTACCAAGAGCCCAGCCAATGGCCACCGATTGGAGCTTCAGCACGCAACACATCCGGTGGATCTTCCGCCAGTGCCCAGCCAACAGGGGCCCACCAAGCAAGCTCATCGACTTCGGTGGGCCCGCAAACTTGGCCTCCCGTTGGCTCTTTACCACGTAGTCAATCACGAGCCCAAACACGTGCTCCACCACGGAATACATCACGTGGCCCACAACGCAAGTCCCAACGTTCGACTTCGCGGGCCCATCGACAGCTGCATCCATCAGTGGTCCTCGGGTGCACGCCATGGGCTCACGTGAAGGCTGCCTCAGCATCCAGCGGCCCGGCTAAGTTCCACGCTATAGGAGAGCACAGTCGCTTCCACGACG CCACCAGAATCACAACAATCACCAGGTCCCAAACACAACGAGGATCTACGGAGGCGTTCCCGAGTCCGAACCCCCAAGCAGCATATTCACGGCCATACAACCTTCGCCGACCAGAATCCAGATGCCACAATTAA